A DNA window from Aminivibrio sp. contains the following coding sequences:
- a CDS encoding branched-chain amino acid ABC transporter permease, translating into MSGYTEGIIILLCINAIAAMGVSLLTGFTGIFSLGHAAYMALGAYTTAILTVQHDVHWLPAILLGGVVAVAVAYFIGVPTLKLMGDYYAIASIGLGEAIRLILENWQSVTRGARGYPGIDPYTTFPVALAFFLVLAVFMFNLINSRFGRACKACRDDYIASSLLGFNTARIRVLSLMISAFYCGVAGALLGGFLSFIQPVMFDMLKSTELTAVVVFGGLGSMSGSLLGTAVITLVTELFRPISQYRMLIYGAVLVIIMVLRPEGIMGNREFLSWVKAPFRRRA; encoded by the coding sequence ATGTCCGGATATACTGAAGGTATTATCATCCTCCTCTGCATCAACGCCATCGCAGCCATGGGTGTATCGCTTCTCACCGGCTTCACGGGGATCTTTTCCCTGGGGCACGCCGCCTATATGGCCCTCGGAGCTTACACGACCGCCATCCTGACGGTGCAGCACGACGTCCACTGGCTGCCCGCCATCCTCCTGGGAGGGGTGGTCGCCGTGGCCGTCGCTTACTTCATAGGCGTTCCCACCCTGAAGCTCATGGGGGACTATTACGCCATCGCCTCCATCGGCCTCGGCGAAGCCATCCGCCTCATCCTCGAGAACTGGCAGTCCGTAACCAGAGGCGCCCGGGGATACCCCGGGATCGATCCCTACACCACCTTTCCCGTGGCCCTCGCCTTTTTCCTGGTGCTGGCGGTTTTCATGTTCAACCTGATCAACAGCCGTTTCGGCAGGGCCTGCAAGGCTTGCAGGGACGATTACATCGCCTCGTCCCTGCTCGGCTTTAACACAGCACGGATACGGGTGCTCAGTCTCATGATCTCCGCTTTCTACTGCGGCGTGGCCGGAGCCCTCCTCGGAGGATTCCTCTCCTTCATCCAGCCCGTCATGTTCGACATGCTCAAGTCCACGGAGCTCACCGCCGTGGTGGTCTTCGGCGGACTGGGGTCCATGAGCGGATCACTCCTGGGGACAGCGGTGATTACCTTGGTGACGGAACTTTTCCGTCCCATTTCCCAGTACCGCATGCTTATCTACGGAGCGGTTCTCGTCATTATCATGGTCCTTCGGCCCGAGGGAATCATGGGTAACCGTGAGTTCCTCTCCTGGGTGAAGGCGCCCTTCCGGAGGCGTGCCTGA
- a CDS encoding branched-chain amino acid ABC transporter permease translates to MATLIQQIINGLSLGSVYALIAVGYSLVYSILLFSNFAHGGFLVIGGYICYGVLHTFGTGIWVSGALALAGAGLAAVLTERLAYRPIRERTNVTLYLLIASLGMSIVIENIFVIVAGGRFRALPPVIPTTPVNLMGMATTSAFDLLSLVSAVVFLGALQLFLSKTRWGLAIRAAAYDLRTAGLMGVNVNLLISIVFFVAGALAAVGGIFLSVRYTLYPQLGAITIKAFVAAVIGGLGSLPGAVVGSLILGLAEMLTAGFISSQMRDLVVFSMLVITLLVKPTGLFGKSVSEKV, encoded by the coding sequence TTGGCGACGCTGATCCAGCAGATCATCAACGGCCTTTCCCTTGGGTCGGTCTACGCACTCATCGCCGTTGGCTATTCTCTCGTGTATTCCATCCTTTTATTTTCCAATTTCGCTCACGGCGGTTTTCTCGTTATCGGAGGCTACATTTGCTACGGCGTGCTCCACACTTTCGGAACGGGAATCTGGGTGTCCGGGGCCCTTGCCCTTGCGGGTGCAGGTCTTGCCGCCGTTCTCACCGAACGGCTCGCCTACCGTCCCATCCGTGAACGGACCAATGTCACGCTGTACCTTCTCATTGCCTCCTTGGGCATGAGTATCGTCATCGAAAACATTTTCGTCATCGTGGCGGGAGGCCGCTTCCGGGCTCTTCCTCCGGTCATTCCCACGACTCCGGTCAACCTCATGGGAATGGCAACCACCAGTGCCTTTGACCTCCTCTCCCTTGTGTCCGCAGTTGTTTTCCTCGGCGCCCTGCAGCTCTTCCTGTCGAAAACCAGGTGGGGCCTCGCCATCCGTGCGGCGGCCTATGACCTGCGGACCGCCGGGCTCATGGGAGTGAACGTGAATCTGCTGATCTCCATCGTCTTTTTTGTTGCCGGAGCCCTTGCGGCTGTCGGGGGCATTTTCCTTTCCGTGCGCTATACCCTCTATCCCCAGCTCGGGGCCATCACCATCAAGGCCTTCGTCGCCGCGGTGATCGGGGGGCTGGGGTCCCTGCCCGGAGCCGTGGTGGGCAGCCTGATCCTGGGACTTGCCGAGATGCTCACCGCCGGGTTCATTTCGAGCCAGATGAGGGACCTGGTCGTTTTCTCCATGCTGGTGATCACCCTGCTCGTGAAGCCCACAGGGCTTTTCGGGAAGAGCGTCAGCGAGAAAGTGTAG